The proteins below are encoded in one region of Segatella copri:
- a CDS encoding NAD(P)H-dependent glycerol-3-phosphate dehydrogenase, translating into MFNCGKIAIIGGGSWATAIAKIVVGHTHHIGWYMRRDDRIEDFKRMGHNPAYLMSARFNVDEIFFSSDINKIVQNYDTLVFVTPSPYLKNHLKKLKTRLSDKFIITAIKGIVPDENLVCSEYFHQVYDVPYENLACIGGPSHAEEVALERLSYLTVGCSDTEKARAFANDCLASEFIKTKTSSDVIGIEYSSVLKNVYAIAAGICGGLKYGDNFQAVLMSNAVQEMHRFLTAVHPIDRSMYDSVYLGDLLVTGYSNFSRNRTFGTMIGKGYSVKSAQIEMEMIAEGYFGTKCMKEINRHMHVNMPILDAVYNILYERISPQIEIKLLTDSFR; encoded by the coding sequence ATAATTGGCGGCGGTAGCTGGGCTACGGCAATAGCCAAGATTGTGGTGGGTCATACTCATCACATAGGCTGGTATATGCGTCGCGATGACCGCATCGAGGACTTCAAGCGCATGGGGCACAACCCTGCCTATCTGATGTCGGCACGATTCAATGTAGATGAGATTTTCTTCTCTTCCGACATCAACAAGATAGTGCAGAACTACGATACACTCGTGTTCGTCACCCCGTCGCCTTATCTGAAGAATCATCTCAAGAAGCTCAAGACGCGACTCAGCGACAAGTTCATCATCACAGCCATTAAAGGTATTGTGCCAGATGAAAACCTCGTTTGCTCAGAGTATTTCCATCAGGTTTACGATGTGCCTTACGAGAACCTCGCCTGCATCGGAGGTCCTTCTCATGCCGAGGAGGTGGCACTGGAGCGACTGAGCTATCTCACCGTGGGCTGTAGCGATACCGAAAAGGCGCGTGCCTTCGCCAACGATTGTCTGGCGAGTGAATTCATCAAGACCAAGACTTCGAGCGATGTCATCGGTATCGAATACTCTTCGGTTCTGAAGAACGTATACGCCATCGCAGCAGGTATCTGTGGCGGACTGAAGTATGGTGACAACTTCCAGGCGGTACTCATGTCAAATGCCGTTCAGGAGATGCACCGCTTCCTGACAGCCGTCCACCCTATCGACCGAAGCATGTACGACTCAGTTTATCTGGGCGACTTGCTCGTAACAGGTTACAGCAACTTTTCCCGCAACCGCACCTTCGGAACCATGATAGGCAAGGGCTACAGCGTGAAGAGTGCGCAGATAGAGATGGAGATGATTGCAGAAGGATATTTCGGCACCAAGTGTATGAAGGAAATCAATCGCCACATGCACGTCAACATGCCGATTCTCGATGCTGTATATAATATATTGTACGAGCGCATCAGTCCGCAAATCGAAATCAAACTCTTGACCGACTCGTTCAGATAG